A window of Fodinibius salinus contains these coding sequences:
- a CDS encoding amidohydrolase family protein encodes MKYFKRLFTTSLLVLVIGMATHAQITEKASYGKFAITNATIHTVTNGVIKNGIVLIDGETIVHVGKNAKITTDYKRIDASGKHVYPGFMDAGTQLGLQEIGAVAVTNDQAELGDYNPHVRAFTAVNPSSVSIPVTRVNGVTHAISMPVSGQLSGKATLIDLYGYSPDSMAVQPNAAMHLNWPTAQKAGQWDDRSDKEIQKEYKENLKKLNDFWSRAEFYNKMMSAYEQNPDQKEKPDANKKMQAMREVVTGQIPVIVSVDAKKDILNAIEWIEKHPDARFILAGVQDGWRVADEIAEAGLPCLVSTLYTPNRDYDNYQRPYQNPGKLHEAGVKVAIATGGVENVRNAPYHAGFAANYGLGKEEALKAITINAAEIFGVDDKLGSIEKGKKANLFIADGDPFQPMNHITQVFISGYKIPMVSRHTQLYEEYLDRGAKKNN; translated from the coding sequence ATGAAATACTTTAAACGACTTTTTACAACGAGCCTGCTGGTGTTAGTTATCGGGATGGCTACTCACGCTCAGATCACCGAAAAAGCCAGCTATGGCAAATTTGCAATTACGAATGCAACCATTCACACTGTCACTAATGGTGTGATCAAAAATGGTATAGTGCTGATTGATGGAGAGACAATTGTTCACGTGGGCAAGAATGCCAAGATCACAACCGACTATAAGCGCATAGATGCATCAGGTAAACACGTATATCCTGGTTTTATGGATGCGGGTACGCAGCTCGGTCTCCAAGAGATTGGGGCTGTGGCGGTGACCAATGACCAGGCTGAACTGGGCGATTATAACCCTCATGTTCGAGCATTTACGGCTGTTAATCCCAGTAGTGTTAGTATCCCGGTAACCAGAGTTAATGGTGTTACGCATGCGATCTCTATGCCCGTATCAGGACAATTGTCCGGCAAGGCTACACTTATTGATTTATACGGTTACTCACCCGATTCGATGGCCGTTCAGCCCAATGCGGCAATGCACTTAAATTGGCCAACCGCTCAAAAAGCAGGCCAGTGGGATGACCGTAGCGATAAAGAGATCCAAAAGGAGTACAAAGAAAATCTCAAGAAACTCAATGATTTTTGGTCAAGAGCGGAATTCTATAATAAAATGATGTCCGCCTATGAACAGAATCCTGACCAAAAAGAAAAACCGGATGCTAACAAGAAGATGCAGGCCATGCGAGAGGTGGTTACTGGTCAAATTCCGGTTATTGTTTCGGTGGATGCCAAGAAGGATATTCTCAATGCTATCGAATGGATAGAAAAGCATCCCGATGCGCGATTCATTTTGGCAGGTGTTCAGGATGGATGGCGTGTGGCCGATGAGATTGCAGAAGCGGGACTTCCGTGCTTGGTTTCTACACTTTATACGCCGAACCGTGATTACGATAATTACCAACGACCGTATCAAAATCCTGGAAAGCTACATGAGGCGGGAGTAAAAGTTGCTATCGCTACCGGGGGAGTTGAAAATGTTCGTAATGCGCCATATCACGCTGGATTTGCAGCTAACTATGGATTAGGTAAAGAAGAGGCCCTGAAGGCAATTACTATTAACGCTGCTGAAATTTTCGGCGTTGATGATAAGTTAGGTAGCATTGAAAAGGGCAAAAAGGCAAATCTTTTTATTGCTGATGGCGACCCTTTTCAACCAATGAATCATATTACCCAGGTATTTATCAGCGGATATAAAATTCCGATGGTGAGTCGACATACACAGTTGTACGAAGAATATCTGGACAGAGGAGCCAAGAAAAACAATTGA
- a CDS encoding carbon-nitrogen hydrolase family protein — MFSSSYKAAVIQMNSRTNLDANLEQAYNFIEEAAEQGAKIVGLPENFSFLGGLSMRMKQADEIAERVPEFLSQTASEFSIYLMGGSYPVPTSDNKLYNHSTLYNPQGKELVSYNKIHLFDVDLGNNESYRESDYVESGALNPTVYEDENIGSWGLTVCYDLRFPELYRKLMEKGSHVLSIPSAFTYTTGKDHWRLLLRARAIENTAYVFAPAQTGTHGSDRRTWGHAMIVDPWGNVIADAGTEPGVAYAEIDHKKIKEVRSQIPSLEHRRL; from the coding sequence ATGTTTTCATCTTCTTATAAAGCTGCAGTCATCCAGATGAATAGCCGGACTAATCTGGATGCTAACCTCGAACAGGCTTATAATTTTATTGAGGAAGCTGCTGAGCAAGGGGCAAAGATTGTTGGGCTTCCCGAAAATTTTTCATTTCTGGGAGGTCTGTCAATGCGGATGAAACAAGCGGATGAAATAGCAGAACGTGTACCTGAATTTTTATCCCAAACGGCCAGCGAATTTTCTATTTATCTGATGGGTGGCAGTTATCCTGTTCCCACATCGGATAATAAGCTGTATAACCATTCTACACTCTATAATCCACAGGGCAAAGAGCTGGTATCATATAACAAAATTCATCTCTTTGATGTGGATTTAGGCAATAATGAGTCGTATCGAGAATCAGATTACGTAGAATCAGGAGCACTGAATCCAACAGTATATGAGGACGAAAATATCGGTAGCTGGGGACTTACAGTTTGCTATGATCTTCGATTCCCCGAGTTGTATCGCAAATTAATGGAGAAGGGATCGCATGTTTTATCTATCCCTTCAGCCTTTACCTATACCACGGGAAAGGATCACTGGCGTTTGCTGTTAAGAGCACGAGCCATCGAAAATACGGCATACGTTTTTGCTCCCGCACAGACAGGTACGCATGGCTCGGACAGAAGGACATGGGGACATGCCATGATTGTGGATCCCTGGGGTAACGTAATTGCCGATGCCGGTACTGAGCCGGGCGTTGCCTATGCTGAGATTGATCATAAAAAGATAAAAGAAGTACGATCACAGATCCCTTCACTGGAGCATCGCCGTTTATAG
- a CDS encoding DUF445 domain-containing protein produces the protein MSEQQLETDQTSKKALEAAKDKTRHHAQQLWQIVARHSYIESLRKSDNVDTTQPKRKAQYSSTLIDLLSAVPYVLAITFGISFFWDFNGLTAEVWGLSLQFEGLLKIVSVSGLIGFTTNWLAITMLFKPAEKRPILGHGLIPAQKDRIAFRLAKTVSDDLINQEIIKKKINESNAISRYREQSTKYIKSIIDDPEFRSDLKQWGISYLDEMIADPEIRGALAQRILLQIEEAIHDKSFEKVALKAYSFVKGQEMQQIIEEALKQIPTSVEDGLDKVDELLDQLPQKIDGHSNTIEDIVTSLLYKLINQLDVQKLVEENLRDYDEQHIANIIRSATNEQLQYIQYLGAVLGFVGGFIIWEPLLSVILLAALSATLLLTDQLLYQYSSNS, from the coding sequence ATGAGTGAACAGCAGCTAGAGACAGACCAAACAAGCAAAAAGGCTCTTGAAGCAGCCAAAGATAAAACGCGGCACCATGCCCAACAGCTTTGGCAAATTGTGGCCCGACACAGTTATATTGAAAGCCTCAGAAAATCAGATAACGTAGACACTACTCAACCCAAACGTAAAGCACAGTACAGCTCTACACTTATTGACCTGCTTTCTGCAGTACCCTACGTGCTGGCTATTACTTTTGGCATATCTTTTTTCTGGGATTTTAATGGTTTAACTGCTGAAGTATGGGGATTATCACTGCAATTTGAAGGACTGCTTAAAATTGTGAGTGTCAGCGGTTTAATTGGCTTCACTACCAACTGGCTGGCTATTACCATGTTGTTTAAACCGGCTGAAAAACGCCCTATATTGGGTCACGGACTTATTCCCGCCCAGAAAGACCGTATTGCTTTTAGGCTGGCTAAAACTGTTTCTGATGATCTTATTAACCAGGAAATCATTAAGAAAAAAATCAATGAGTCGAACGCTATCAGCCGCTATCGTGAGCAATCAACCAAATACATAAAAAGTATTATAGATGATCCAGAGTTCCGATCTGATCTAAAACAATGGGGCATTTCTTACCTTGATGAAATGATTGCTGATCCGGAAATACGCGGAGCACTGGCCCAGCGCATTCTCCTTCAAATTGAAGAAGCTATCCATGATAAATCATTCGAGAAAGTGGCACTTAAGGCCTACTCTTTTGTAAAGGGACAAGAAATGCAGCAAATCATCGAAGAAGCTCTTAAGCAAATACCTACCTCAGTCGAAGATGGTCTTGATAAAGTAGATGAACTACTCGACCAGCTTCCTCAAAAAATCGACGGTCACAGCAATACTATCGAAGATATCGTCACCTCGTTACTATATAAACTTATCAATCAACTTGATGTGCAAAAATTGGTTGAAGAAAATCTGCGCGATTATGACGAACAGCATATTGCTAACATTATCCGTTCGGCTACCAATGAGCAGCTGCAATACATCCAGTACCTCGGTGCTGTATTGGGATTTGTAGGCGGATTTATCATCTGGGAACCCTTGTTAAGTGTTATTCTCCTTGCCGCCCTTTCAGCTACGCTTTTATTGACAGATCAACTTCTGTATCAATATTCTTCCAATTCTTGA
- the ybeY gene encoding rRNA maturation RNase YbeY: MADKQPDIQVFNETDSDIPLSSSTFDSTATTLSKSEDCSFNFVEIVYVDQEEIVRINKEHLERDYITDIITFRYDNSEDNSAIEGTMFCCAPRIREQAKELNESPEKEFLRIYIHGLLHLAGYEDKTNDQKQQMTAREDFYLNEVE; encoded by the coding sequence ATGGCTGACAAACAGCCTGATATCCAGGTTTTTAATGAAACAGACTCGGATATTCCACTCTCCTCTTCAACTTTTGATTCAACCGCCACTACCCTTTCTAAATCAGAGGACTGTTCATTTAACTTTGTTGAAATAGTTTATGTAGATCAGGAAGAAATTGTACGTATAAATAAAGAGCATCTCGAGCGCGATTACATTACTGACATAATTACCTTTCGCTATGATAACTCTGAGGATAACAGTGCTATTGAAGGCACAATGTTCTGCTGTGCTCCCCGAATTAGAGAACAGGCGAAAGAGCTCAACGAATCCCCTGAAAAAGAATTTTTAAGGATCTACATTCACGGCTTACTGCATTTAGCAGGCTACGAAGATAAAACCAACGACCAAAAACAGCAGATGACCGCCCGTGAGGACTTTTATTTAAATGAAGTAGAATAG
- a CDS encoding glycosyltransferase family 117 protein, translated as MFSDHKSTNRTLALFTFVASLILYMLTMAPTASFWDAGEFIAVGHGLQVNHPPGAPLYSLLGRIFSMFMPTSYVAVSINFISALSSALTVMLLYLISVRLVREWKGAPEQMVSFDKIGMYGGSLIGAFSFAVTDTFWFNAVEAEVYAISLFFTAMVVWLALVWAENHDKPHNERWLILISYLFGLALGLHLLNLLALFFVALIIYFKKKEFTWTSFAGMAGLAVVSFLLIYPFTLQSIPSIMEQVTKASYGLIGPLSFIIMVIIAIASGLYYTHKNNNRTANIIILCYTMILIGYSSYALIFIRSAADPPIDENDPETVESFIDYLERKQYGNTPLLTGYTFDNSQGGINRQEEVFFPRRYSGNPRHVRQYSKYSSDFEFFLDYQVKHMYWRYFAWNFIGRDADMQDAGWQSGLSETEHENNPAHNSYFYIPFLLGIFGMLFHFQNDWKRALSVFALFAFTGLAIIVFLNQTPLQPRERDYAYVGSFFAFAIWIGMGSIGLVELIKDYLGKSKAAAYGLLGILFCASPLLMGVQNFQDHDRSERYVAPDYAYNLLQSTAPNSIIFTNGDNDTFPLWYLQEVEGIRTDVRIVCLSLLNTDWYIKQLKNQWSHESPPLPISMSEEEIEKATQSYDLYNPDTLSIPVGKEMLKNAFSSDRAYKKALNVNPDTSLNIYKEGIGFGMPVDSLDDSMDWYYQGRPAGKGRDGKKRYYTQVQDDVILNILRTNDWLRPIYFANTVSTQSQLNLQPYFRFEGKAFRVVPKRHKAERFGWLDPQIHAKRLNKFRFREWNNPDAYFDENIRRMLTNYRFSITELASKYKEMGKADSARHWLQWGEERLPFNRQTMSANPIVLYAFSYADVGDTTNALRLANSVKQRVLDNLRSDMNDYQDIQSQISEIDQRSKTARKNANMNKQQQLRNQLKDIASQRQNIARNVSRNISHLTIIQRIMFMAGNNDQAMELKKQVDDITGQLISIPGSKEENKAQIDQLGDIL; from the coding sequence ATGTTTTCAGACCACAAATCAACGAATCGTACCTTAGCACTATTCACTTTTGTTGCCTCCCTAATATTGTACATGCTCACAATGGCACCCACGGCTAGTTTTTGGGATGCCGGTGAATTTATTGCCGTAGGCCATGGACTACAAGTTAACCACCCTCCCGGGGCACCACTTTACTCATTACTGGGACGCATTTTCTCCATGTTTATGCCGACCAGCTATGTAGCTGTGAGCATTAACTTTATCAGCGCCCTTAGCTCGGCACTCACCGTAATGCTGCTTTATCTTATTAGCGTACGATTAGTACGCGAATGGAAAGGCGCTCCCGAACAAATGGTTAGCTTTGACAAAATTGGTATGTATGGTGGTTCTCTGATCGGTGCTTTCAGCTTTGCGGTCACTGATACCTTCTGGTTCAATGCCGTCGAAGCAGAAGTTTATGCTATTTCATTGTTCTTTACGGCTATGGTGGTTTGGCTTGCTCTGGTCTGGGCCGAAAATCATGATAAACCCCACAATGAGCGCTGGCTTATTCTGATTTCCTATTTGTTTGGCCTTGCTTTGGGACTTCACCTGCTGAATCTGCTGGCCCTCTTCTTTGTAGCACTCATTATCTACTTTAAAAAGAAAGAATTTACTTGGACTTCGTTTGCTGGTATGGCCGGTTTAGCTGTCGTTTCATTCCTTTTGATTTACCCCTTTACCCTACAGTCTATTCCATCTATCATGGAACAGGTAACAAAGGCCAGCTATGGACTTATTGGTCCGCTGAGCTTTATCATCATGGTGATAATTGCCATTGCCAGCGGACTTTACTATACCCACAAAAATAACAACCGGACCGCTAACATCATCATTCTGTGTTATACGATGATATTAATTGGGTACTCTTCTTATGCACTCATCTTTATCCGCTCTGCCGCCGACCCGCCTATTGATGAGAATGATCCCGAAACAGTAGAATCTTTTATTGACTACCTGGAGCGCAAACAGTACGGGAATACACCACTGTTAACAGGATATACCTTTGATAACTCTCAAGGAGGTATTAACCGACAAGAAGAGGTATTTTTTCCCCGTCGATATTCCGGTAACCCCAGACATGTCCGCCAGTATTCTAAGTATTCCAGCGATTTTGAGTTCTTTCTGGATTACCAAGTCAAACATATGTATTGGCGCTATTTTGCCTGGAACTTTATTGGCCGCGATGCTGATATGCAGGATGCCGGCTGGCAATCAGGGTTAAGTGAAACAGAGCACGAAAATAATCCCGCACATAACAGTTATTTCTATATCCCGTTCTTACTGGGCATATTTGGTATGCTCTTTCACTTCCAGAATGACTGGAAACGCGCGCTCTCGGTCTTTGCCCTCTTTGCCTTTACGGGTCTGGCCATTATTGTTTTCTTGAACCAAACACCCCTACAGCCCCGCGAGCGGGATTATGCCTACGTAGGATCATTCTTTGCCTTTGCCATATGGATTGGTATGGGTAGCATAGGATTAGTAGAATTAATTAAAGATTATTTAGGTAAAAGTAAGGCTGCGGCATATGGATTACTGGGAATATTATTCTGTGCTTCACCTCTACTAATGGGAGTACAGAATTTTCAGGATCACGATCGAAGTGAACGATATGTTGCTCCTGACTATGCCTATAACTTATTGCAGTCAACAGCACCAAACTCCATCATTTTTACCAATGGTGACAATGACACCTTTCCCCTCTGGTATCTCCAAGAAGTTGAGGGAATACGCACAGATGTACGTATTGTTTGCCTGAGTCTGCTTAATACCGACTGGTATATCAAACAGCTTAAAAACCAATGGTCACATGAATCACCGCCATTGCCTATCTCAATGTCGGAAGAAGAAATTGAGAAGGCTACACAAAGCTATGATCTTTATAATCCGGATACACTTTCCATTCCGGTCGGGAAAGAAATGCTTAAAAACGCTTTTTCCAGCGATAGAGCCTATAAAAAAGCACTAAATGTAAATCCGGACACCTCACTTAACATCTATAAAGAGGGTATTGGATTTGGCATGCCCGTTGATTCTCTGGATGACAGTATGGATTGGTATTACCAAGGAAGACCTGCCGGCAAGGGACGTGACGGTAAGAAACGTTATTATACCCAAGTGCAGGATGATGTAATTTTAAATATTCTTCGAACCAACGATTGGCTGCGGCCCATTTATTTTGCCAACACCGTTTCTACCCAAAGTCAGCTGAATTTACAACCCTACTTCCGGTTCGAGGGTAAGGCCTTCAGAGTTGTTCCCAAACGTCATAAAGCGGAACGGTTCGGATGGCTGGATCCGCAAATTCACGCCAAGCGACTTAATAAATTTCGTTTTCGTGAGTGGAATAACCCTGATGCCTATTTTGATGAGAATATTCGGCGCATGTTAACGAATTACCGCTTTAGTATTACCGAACTGGCCAGCAAATACAAAGAAATGGGTAAGGCGGACAGTGCTCGTCACTGGCTACAATGGGGCGAAGAACGTCTCCCTTTTAACAGGCAAACAATGAGCGCAAATCCCATAGTGCTTTATGCCTTCAGCTATGCTGATGTCGGTGACACTACCAATGCCCTGAGGTTGGCAAACAGCGTTAAACAAAGAGTGCTGGATAACTTGCGTTCTGATATGAATGATTATCAGGATATTCAGAGCCAAATCAGTGAAATCGATCAGCGGAGTAAAACAGCGCGGAAGAATGCCAATATGAATAAGCAACAGCAACTTAGGAATCAGCTTAAAGACATTGCATCACAGCGACAAAACATAGCTCGAAATGTTTCTCGTAACATTTCGCACCTGACCATCATACAACGGATAATGTTTATGGCGGGTAACAACGATCAAGCCATGGAACTTAAAAAACAGGTGGATGACATCACTGGTCAGCTCATTTCGATACCCGGATCAAAAGAAGAAAATAAGGCTCAGATAGACCAGTTAGGTGATATCTTATAA